The following proteins are co-located in the Macadamia integrifolia cultivar HAES 741 chromosome 3, SCU_Mint_v3, whole genome shotgun sequence genome:
- the LOC122073845 gene encoding serine hydroxymethyltransferase, mitochondrial gives MAMAIALRRLSSSVRKPIPLPFRGGSIYYMSSLPNEAVYDKEKSRVTWTNQLNAPLEVIDPEIADIIELEKARQWKGLELIPSENFTSVSVMEAVGSIMTNKYSEGYPGARYYGGNEYIDMAENLCQKRALEAFGLDPAKWGVNVQPLSGSPSNFQVYTALLKPHERIMALDLPHGGHLSHGYQTDTKKISAVSIFFETMPYRLNESTGYIDYEQMEKSAALFRPKLIVAGASAYARLYDYAYMRKVCNKQKAILLADMAHISGLVAAGVIPSPFEYADIVTTTTHKSLRGPRGAMIFFRKGVKEINKQGQEVFYDYEDKINQAVFPGLQGGPHNHTITGLAVALKQATTPEYKAYQEQVLSNCSRFAQSLIERGYDIVSGGTDNHLVLVNLKNRGIDGSRVEKVMELVHIAANKNTVPGDVSAMVPGGIRMGTPALTSRGFVEEDFAKVAEYFDSAVKLALKIKSETKGTKVKDFMATIQTRDDIQSEISKLRHDVEEYAKQFPTIGFEKETMKYKD, from the exons ATGGCAATGGCAATAGCGCTCCGCAGGCTCTCCTCTTCCGTAAGGAAACCGATTCCTCTTCCCTTTCGTGGAGGATCCATCTACTACATG TCTTCTTTGCCGAATGAAGCCGTTTACGATAAGGAGAAATCTCGTGTTACG TGGACAAATCAGTTGAATGCTCCGCTGGAGGTTATCGATCCAGAGATTGCCGATATTATCGAGCTTGAGAAAGCAAGGCAATGGAAG GGACTTGAACTCATACCTTCGGAGAATTTCACTTCTGtctctgtgatggaagcagttGGGTCCATCATGACCAATAAATACAGTGAAGGATATCCCGGTGCCAGATATTATGGAGGAAACGA GTACATTGACATGGCGGAGAATTTGTGTCAGAAGCGTGCTTTGGAAGCTTTCGGGTTGGATCCTGCAAAATGGGGAG TGAATGTTCAACCATTGTCAGGCTCACCTTCTAATTTTCAAGTTTACACTGCACTTTTGAAACCTCACGAGAGAATCATGGCACTTGATCTTCCTCATGGTGGGCATCTGTCACATGGTTATCAG ACTGATACCAAGAAGATATCTGCTGTGTCTATATTTTTTGAGACGATGCCATATAGATTGAATGAAAGCACGGGGTACATTGACTATGAACAG ATGGAGAAGAGTGCTGCTCTCTTCAGGCCCAAATTAATAGTTGCTGGTGCTAGTGCTTATGCACGCCTTTATGACTATGCATATATGCGCAAG GTCTGTAATAAGCAGAAAGCTATTTTGTTAGCAGATATGGCACATATTAGTGGATTAGTTGCAGCTGGTGTCATCCCATCACCTTTTGAATATGCAGACATAGTGACAACTACAACACACAAATCACTACGTGGGCCACGTGGAGCCATGATCTTCTTCAGAAAGGGAGTGAAGGAGATCAACAAACAAGGCCAAGAG GTCTTTTATGATTATGAAGACAAGATCAATCAGGCCGTCTTTCCAGGGCTTCAAGGTGGTCCTCACAATCATACAATTACGGGGTTAGCGGTTGCATTGAAACAG GCTACAACTCCAGAGTACAAAGCCTACCAAGAGCAGGTTCTCAGTAATTGCTCAAGATTTGCCCAG AGTTTGATTGAGAGGGGCTATGATATTGTTTCTGGTGGAACTGACAATCATTTGGTCTTGGTGAATCTTAAAAAtagg GGTATTGATGGTTCCAGAGTTGAAAAGGTTATGGAATTGGTTCACATTGCAGCCAACAAGAATACTGTTCCTGGGGATGTGTCTGCCATGGTCCCTGGTGGAATCCGGATGG GAACCCCAGCACTTACATCAAGAGGATTTGTTGAAGAGGATTTTGCTAAAGTAGCTGAGTATTTTGACAGTGCTGTGAAATTGGCATTGAAGATTAAGTCTGAAACAAAAG GGACTAAGGTGAAGGACTTCATGGCTACAATCCAGACCCGTGATGATATCCAATCTGAAATTTCGAAGCTCCGCCACGATGTTGAGGAATATGCGAAACAATTCCCCACAATTGGGTTTGAAAAAGAAACAATGAAGTACAAAGACTGA
- the LOC122073036 gene encoding protein BRICK 1 isoform X1, whose amino-acid sequence MKATIRSRIFLDLEMARAGGITNAVNVGIAVQADWENREFISHISLNVRRLFEFLIQFGKIILDKFSSLEWFLHLSGVWRFSLCAEATTKSKLASLNEKLDTLERRLELLEVQVGTASANPSLFT is encoded by the exons ATGAAAGCTACAATCAGATCTCGAATT TTTCTGGATTTAGAAATGGCGAGAGCAGGAGGAATCACAAATGCTGTTAACGTTGGAATTGCAGTACAAGCAGATTGGGAGAATCGGGAGTTCATCTCTCACATATCCCTCAATGTTCGTCGTCTCTTTGAATTCCTCATTCAATTTG GGAAGATCATCCTGGATAAGTTTAGCTCATTAGAGTGGTTCCTGCATCTATCTGGAGTTTGGAGATTCAGCCTCTGTGCAG AAGCTACCACTAAGAGCAAATTGGCATCTTTAAATGAGAAACTTGATACATTGGAGCGTCGTCTTGAGCTGCTTGAAGTCCAAGTTGGTACTGCATCAGCCAATCCTTCTCTTTTCACCTGA
- the LOC122073036 gene encoding protein BRICK 1 isoform X3 yields MKATIRSRIFLDLEMARAGGITNAVNVGIAVQADWENREFISHISLNVRRLFEFLIQFEATTKSKLASLNEKLDTLERRLELLEVQVGTASANPSLFT; encoded by the exons ATGAAAGCTACAATCAGATCTCGAATT TTTCTGGATTTAGAAATGGCGAGAGCAGGAGGAATCACAAATGCTGTTAACGTTGGAATTGCAGTACAAGCAGATTGGGAGAATCGGGAGTTCATCTCTCACATATCCCTCAATGTTCGTCGTCTCTTTGAATTCCTCATTCAATTTG AAGCTACCACTAAGAGCAAATTGGCATCTTTAAATGAGAAACTTGATACATTGGAGCGTCGTCTTGAGCTGCTTGAAGTCCAAGTTGGTACTGCATCAGCCAATCCTTCTCTTTTCACCTGA
- the LOC122073036 gene encoding protein BRICK 1 isoform X2 produces the protein MARAGGITNAVNVGIAVQADWENREFISHISLNVRRLFEFLIQFGKIILDKFSSLEWFLHLSGVWRFSLCAEATTKSKLASLNEKLDTLERRLELLEVQVGTASANPSLFT, from the exons ATGGCGAGAGCAGGAGGAATCACAAATGCTGTTAACGTTGGAATTGCAGTACAAGCAGATTGGGAGAATCGGGAGTTCATCTCTCACATATCCCTCAATGTTCGTCGTCTCTTTGAATTCCTCATTCAATTTG GGAAGATCATCCTGGATAAGTTTAGCTCATTAGAGTGGTTCCTGCATCTATCTGGAGTTTGGAGATTCAGCCTCTGTGCAG AAGCTACCACTAAGAGCAAATTGGCATCTTTAAATGAGAAACTTGATACATTGGAGCGTCGTCTTGAGCTGCTTGAAGTCCAAGTTGGTACTGCATCAGCCAATCCTTCTCTTTTCACCTGA